Below is a genomic region from Paludicola sp. MB14-C6.
TCGTGACATACGCACAAGGGGCGTGGCTAAAAAGGCATTTGAAAAGATGTCCGCATACGATATTTATCGCAAAACAGGCAATCAAATTATGGACATGAATACGCTTTTTCAGCTTATAAGCGATGATTTAAGCGGTACAGAAAAAATACTTTTTATGCCTGATTTATTTAGCTATATGCTTTGCAAAAATGCAGTGTGTGAGCAAACAATAGCATCTACTTCACAGATGTTTAATCCAACAGATATGCATTGGCAGGATGAAGTGCTTAATACCTTTGGCATATCTCAAAATAAACTTTGCACTATTGTGCCAAGCGGTACGATAATTGGTGAATATAAAAATGCAAAGGTTATTGCGGTTGCTGGTCACGATACACAATGTGCTGTTGCGGCAATGCCATGCAAAAGTAAAAATGTAGCTTTTTTATCCTGCGGTACATGGAGCTTATTTGGCACCGAGCTTGACAGCCCCGTGCTTACAAAGCAAAGCTTTGATAACTGTTTATCCAATGAGATAGGAGCAAACAGTAAAATTAACTTTCTTAAGAACATTATTGGGCTTTGGCTTATACAAGAAAGTAGACGAGAATGGAAAAGGCAGGGGAAGGAGTATAGCTATGCAGAATTGGAAAAGCTAGCTTTAGAGGCACAGCCGCTGCAATGTTTTATTAACCCAGATGCTTCAGAGTTTGCAACTCCGGGTGACATACCTTCACGTGTCCAGAAATTTTGCGAAAAAACAGGGCAAAAAGTTCCCGATACCGTTGGCGAAATTATGCGTTGTATCTATGAAAGCCTTGCAATGAAGTATCGCTATGCACTTATGCAAATTACAAATATTACACAAAAAAACTTTACTATTTTACATGTGCTTGGCGGTGGAACAAAGGATAAGCTGCTTTGCCAGATGACTGCCAACAGCTGTAATATTACGGTTGAGGCAGGCCCTATTGAGGCAACAGCGCTTGGCAATATTATTATCCAGCTTGTGGCACTTGGTAAAATA
It encodes:
- a CDS encoding rhamnulokinase, yielding MSKTTVLAFDFGASSGRAIKACYDGKTLTYHEIHRFENNPYFYQDHFCWDIDELMQNVYTAIEKAGEFNSVGFDTWGVDYGLLDKNGNLVKRPVSYRDIRTRGVAKKAFEKMSAYDIYRKTGNQIMDMNTLFQLISDDLSGTEKILFMPDLFSYMLCKNAVCEQTIASTSQMFNPTDMHWQDEVLNTFGISQNKLCTIVPSGTIIGEYKNAKVIAVAGHDTQCAVAAMPCKSKNVAFLSCGTWSLFGTELDSPVLTKQSFDNCLSNEIGANSKINFLKNIIGLWLIQESRREWKRQGKEYSYAELEKLALEAQPLQCFINPDASEFATPGDIPSRVQKFCEKTGQKVPDTVGEIMRCIYESLAMKYRYALMQITNITQKNFTILHVLGGGTKDKLLCQMTANSCNITVEAGPIEATALGNIIIQLVALGKIPSIDEGRQIIANTEHIIKYYPTQSDVWEKAYNNCKKFFKEDL